GCTGTTCGTATTCACTGCAATGCCCTGCATTTCGCAAACCATCGATGGGGCCCTAAAACGTTTTAACAGCGGAAGTGTACCCTATATTAGCGTGCCGGAATTAAAAGGTTCAAGTCCAATCCTTTTGGATACCCGTAAAAAAGAAGAATATCAGGTGAGCCATATAGAAGGAGCTATCTGGACCGGTTTTAAAACCTTTACCTTGGACTCACTTCAACGTCAAGTTCCTGACAAAGAAGCGCCTATAGTCGTGTATTGTTCCATAGGTGTTCGCTCCGAACAGATAGGGGAAAAACTGCGCAAAGCTGGCTATTCCAATGTAAAAAATCTTTACGGAGGCATATTTGAGTGGAAAAATCAAGGTAATCCCGTGGTGGATTCGATGGGTCGGCCCACGGAAGAAGTGCATGCCTTTGACAAGCATTGGGGCAAGTTATTGACCAACGCCAAAAAAGTGTATCATACAAAACCAGAACGGATTGAGAACCAACCCTGACCTACTCCTAATTTTTACCCGGAACCCGGAACTTGGAAAATGCAAGACACGCCTGGCGGCAAAAATTGGTGACAAGGCCGCATTGGATATCTATAATTTTTTGCTCCAACATACGGTCGCCATTACACGAGAACTGAAAGTTGACAAATGGGTGTATTATTCCGAAGCGATTTGGGAAACGGATATTTGGGACAACAAACACTACGGAAAAGAACTTCAAGAGGGTACCGATTTAGGGGAGCGCATGATGAATGCTTTTCAAGAAGGTTTCAACAAGGGGTATGAAAAAATTATTATTATTGGCAGCGATTTGTACAACTTATCCCAAACGGATCTGGAAAACGCTTTCAACCTGTTGGAAAAACACGAATTTGTGGTTGGTCCTGCCGAAGATGGTGGATATTACCTGTTGGGAATGCGGAGCTTGAAAAAGGAATTGTTCCAAAACAAAAACTGGGGGAACGATACCGTACTAAAAGCCACCTTGAACGATTTGACTGAAAATGACCATGTCCTTTTGGATACCAGGAATGACGTGGACCACTATGAGGATATTGCAACCATTGCAGCGTTTCAACCCTTTTTAAAACATATGCGGAAATGACAAAAAAACAATTGGATGAATCTGTTGGATACCTAAAGAACAAAGGTTTTGACAAGCCGGAAATAGGTATTGTACTGGGAACGGGCCTAGGACAACTGACCAACGAAATTAAAAATCCCATAGAGGCCCACTATAACCATATCCCCTATTTTCCATTGGCCACCGTTGAGTTCCATTCCGGGAAGCTTATTTATGGAACAATTGAAGGAAAAAAAGTGGTGGTCATGCAAGGTCGTTTTCATTTATATGAGGGATATGATTTTCTGGATGTGACCTATCCCGTCCGTGTCATGCACCAGTTGGGAATACAAAAATTGTTCATCTCCAATGCCGCTGGAGCCATCAATCTGGACTTTAAAAAGGGGGATATGATGTTGATTGAAGATCACATCAACCTACAAGGGGGCTCCCCTTTGGCCTTTAAAAATGTTGCGGAATTTGGAGATCGATTTGTGGATATGAGCGAACCTTATGATGTGGAAATGAGGGAAAAACTGGAAGGGATTGCCAAAAAAGAAGGAATCTCACTAAAAAAGGGAGTCTATGTCTCCGTAGTGGGTCCACAACTGGAAACCAAAGCAGAGTACCGGATGCTGAAAACCATGGGCGCAGATGCCGTTGGCATGAGTACCGTTCCCGAAGTCATAGTGGCCAATCACTTAAGACTACCGATCGTGGCGGTATCCGTTTTAACGGATGAGTGTGATCCAGACAATCTAAAGCCCATAAATATCCAGGAAATCATCGAAATTGCAGGAAAGACCGAACCAAAAATGGTAAAATTGTTCAAGGAACTGATCAATCATATCTGACTTGCCGCTTACGATCCATGACCTTAAGGCCAGGCCCAACGATAAAAATTGGGAATAAGTGAAATCCCTACGTAAGGAAGAAAGGTTTTTTGCTACTCTTATTGGCATAGAAGCCCAATTCTTATGAACGACGCTTTAGGTATAAGCATTATCATCCCTACATTGAATGAAGCCCAAGGTCTGGGTCGTGTCCTGGAACACCTCAATACCATTAAAAACAAAAAGCTCACCAAGGAAATTATTGTCGTGGACGGGGGAAGTCACGACCGAACCATTGAAATAGCCTCACATCACGATTGTACCGTAGTACATTCAAAGGCGGGAAGGGCAACACAAATGAATAAAGGAGCCGAAATGGCCCAAGGTGAACTCCTTTATTTTTTACATGCAGATACCTATCCTCCCAAAAAATTTGACCATCTCATCCTCACGGCCGTTCATGATGGTTTTGAAGCCGGTTGCTTCCGTATGAGGTTCGACACTAAAAATCCGATCCTTCGGT
The sequence above is a segment of the Muricauda sp. SCSIO 64092 genome. Coding sequences within it:
- a CDS encoding rhodanese-like domain-containing protein, yielding MRIRLLYLLFVFTAMPCISQTIDGALKRFNSGSVPYISVPELKGSSPILLDTRKKEEYQVSHIEGAIWTGFKTFTLDSLQRQVPDKEAPIVVYCSIGVRSEQIGEKLRKAGYSNVKNLYGGIFEWKNQGNPVVDSMGRPTEEVHAFDKHWGKLLTNAKKVYHTKPERIENQP
- a CDS encoding purine-nucleoside phosphorylase, yielding MTKKQLDESVGYLKNKGFDKPEIGIVLGTGLGQLTNEIKNPIEAHYNHIPYFPLATVEFHSGKLIYGTIEGKKVVVMQGRFHLYEGYDFLDVTYPVRVMHQLGIQKLFISNAAGAINLDFKKGDMMLIEDHINLQGGSPLAFKNVAEFGDRFVDMSEPYDVEMREKLEGIAKKEGISLKKGVYVSVVGPQLETKAEYRMLKTMGADAVGMSTVPEVIVANHLRLPIVAVSVLTDECDPDNLKPINIQEIIEIAGKTEPKMVKLFKELINHI
- a CDS encoding TIGR04282 family arsenosugar biosynthesis glycosyltransferase, giving the protein MRTNPDLLLIFTRNPELGKCKTRLAAKIGDKAALDIYNFLLQHTVAITRELKVDKWVYYSEAIWETDIWDNKHYGKELQEGTDLGERMMNAFQEGFNKGYEKIIIIGSDLYNLSQTDLENAFNLLEKHEFVVGPAEDGGYYLLGMRSLKKELFQNKNWGNDTVLKATLNDLTENDHVLLDTRNDVDHYEDIATIAAFQPFLKHMRK
- a CDS encoding TIGR04283 family arsenosugar biosynthesis glycosyltransferase, which codes for MNDALGISIIIPTLNEAQGLGRVLEHLNTIKNKKLTKEIIVVDGGSHDRTIEIASHHDCTVVHSKAGRATQMNKGAEMAQGELLYFLHADTYPPKKFDHLILTAVHDGFEAGCFRMRFDTKNPILRFFAWLSRVNHTLCRGGDQSLFITRTQFRNHQGFDEKYLIYEDSEFIQRIYKNLNFKVLPQNVITSARKYRQKGWMKVQFHFGMIHLKNFMGAPPNELYSYYKKHLLN